In Methanothermococcus thermolithotrophicus DSM 2095, one DNA window encodes the following:
- the flaJ gene encoding archaellar assembly protein FlaJ — protein sequence MLFDILPRVGLKPRDYILKFVIPSLIISVILTVLGVKYFTGYVRLIFLLLPLLIVGSAIGYPYIELDTQKNQINEKLHIFITKFGVLSITDLDRKELMKLLSEEKEELGQLAEESKKIYVLIKRWNQSLAEACRFLATRTPSNEFADFLDRMAYSLDSGEELKDFLSDEQDIVMEDYAAFYKRALYSLDMFKEMYVSAITSVAFFVTFAVIVPFLMPYDFTTTVTFALLGFILIEVLMVYGIKSKLPYDRLWHTGEKPTAVDLKLKKWLIISIILTVVLTTTLVWGKYIAEIPKMVKIPYQILFATGVTPLLIGGYMAQREENLVIRKEYNFPDFLRSLGNSVSAKGGGMTESLKYLSSHDFGPLTKDLERLYKRISIRIDNNKAWRYFGFDTCSYLIQLFSEMFERCTFLGGDPGKASEIIGTNFRKIINLRKSKYQSVAQFSGIIYGLGGGMALSLYASYGVAQMVSNLYTTLDIPEAMISVINIMSPGDLSMVSYLMYAVLVFYSMVSGYLIKLMDGGHLQCSLMHFVIMLWIASIVSYVTGLLVQSILGVGIPLY from the coding sequence GTGCTTTTTGACATTTTACCTCGTGTAGGATTAAAGCCTAGGGACTACATCCTAAAGTTTGTCATACCCTCACTAATTATTTCAGTTATTTTGACAGTTTTGGGGGTAAAATACTTTACAGGGTATGTAAGGCTAATATTTCTACTATTGCCACTATTAATTGTAGGGAGTGCTATAGGTTACCCCTACATAGAGCTCGATACTCAGAAGAACCAAATAAATGAAAAATTGCACATATTTATAACTAAGTTTGGTGTGCTCTCAATTACTGATCTGGATAGAAAAGAACTTATGAAGTTGCTTTCAGAAGAAAAAGAAGAATTAGGGCAACTGGCCGAGGAATCTAAAAAGATTTATGTTTTAATAAAGAGATGGAACCAGTCACTTGCTGAAGCTTGTAGGTTTCTAGCAACTAGGACACCAAGTAACGAATTTGCAGATTTTTTAGATAGAATGGCATATTCATTGGATAGCGGTGAAGAATTAAAGGACTTCCTCTCAGACGAACAGGATATTGTTATGGAGGACTATGCAGCATTCTACAAGAGGGCATTATACTCATTGGATATGTTTAAAGAAATGTATGTCAGTGCAATTACTTCTGTTGCATTCTTTGTAACATTTGCAGTCATAGTCCCATTCCTAATGCCATACGACTTTACAACAACTGTAACCTTTGCACTACTGGGTTTCATATTGATAGAGGTATTGATGGTATACGGTATTAAAAGTAAACTACCATACGATAGATTATGGCACACTGGAGAAAAACCCACAGCTGTAGATCTAAAACTTAAAAAATGGCTAATAATATCTATAATTCTAACTGTAGTACTAACCACGACATTGGTTTGGGGAAAATACATTGCAGAAATACCGAAGATGGTTAAAATACCTTATCAAATACTTTTCGCAACTGGAGTTACTCCTCTTCTAATTGGGGGATATATGGCCCAGAGGGAAGAAAATTTAGTTATAAGAAAAGAATATAACTTCCCAGATTTTTTAAGGTCCCTTGGTAATTCAGTTAGTGCAAAAGGAGGAGGTATGACTGAATCCTTAAAATACTTATCATCACACGACTTTGGACCATTGACCAAAGATTTAGAGAGACTCTACAAGAGAATTTCAATAAGAATAGATAACAACAAGGCATGGAGATACTTTGGTTTTGATACATGTAGTTATTTAATCCAATTATTCTCGGAAATGTTCGAAAGATGTACATTTTTAGGTGGTGACCCTGGAAAAGCATCAGAGATCATTGGAACTAACTTCCGTAAAATAATAAACTTAAGAAAATCAAAATACCAAAGTGTTGCACAGTTTTCAGGTATAATATATGGTTTGGGAGGGGGAATGGCACTCTCTTTATACGCTTCATACGGAGTCGCCCAGATGGTATCTAACCTCTATACAACCTTAGATATTCCTGAGGCAATGATAAGCGTCATAAACATCATGTCTCCAGGAGATTTATCAATGGTATCATATCTAATGTATGCAGTATTAGTTTTTTACTCCATGGTTTCTGGATACTTGATAAAATTGATGGATGGAGGGCATCTTCAGTGCTCCCTTATGCATTTTGTTATAATGCTCTGGATAGCGTCCATTGTAAGTTATGTAACTGGATTGTTAGTACAAAGTATTTTAGGAGTTGGAATTCCACTATATTAA
- a CDS encoding UPF0179 family protein, with protein MKKITLIGSELAKTGNEFIYVGLLEECESCRFKRICHNNLEEGKRYKIVSVRSANHPCDIHENGVKVVEVVPAEFVIIIESKKALEGVTLSHSDIQCDNVLCENYLLCHPEGICEKYKVVSVLNEKIKCPKGISVKKVVISPL; from the coding sequence ATGAAGAAGATAACACTAATTGGGAGTGAGCTCGCAAAAACAGGTAATGAATTTATTTACGTTGGATTACTTGAGGAGTGCGAGTCATGTAGGTTTAAGAGAATATGTCATAACAATTTGGAAGAGGGGAAAAGATACAAAATAGTGAGTGTGAGGTCTGCAAATCATCCATGTGATATTCATGAAAACGGCGTTAAAGTCGTTGAGGTTGTACCTGCAGAATTTGTAATAATTATCGAGTCGAAAAAAGCCCTTGAAGGTGTTACACTCTCCCACAGTGATATTCAATGCGATAATGTGTTGTGTGAAAACTATCTACTATGCCATCCTGAAGGAATATGTGAAAAGTATAAAGTGGTATCGGTATTAAATGAAAAAATAAAATGCCCTAAAGGGATTTCTGTGAAAAAAGTTGTTATAAGCCCGTTATAA
- a CDS encoding UbiA family prenyltransferase: protein MDNLKYYLELIRVKNCITASFGAFIGGLIASGFETGFMGSILMASLVVFLICGFGNALNDIYDIDIDKINKPSRPLPSGKISLKNAWFFSYFLVFTGLLLSLFNFNCFIIAIVNSLVLYYYAKRYKRNKIVGNLMVAYLTGSVFVFGGAAVGNIGITIILFLCAMFATWAREIIKDFEDMDGDIKENVISLPIKYGKKSLYFAAFFLMMAVLLSPLPYIMGMFGIIYLILIVLCDILFISTIVNLIGGYSIKNNKDNPADMFGNASKRIKLIMNLVLVCFIIGAILKT from the coding sequence ATGGATAATTTAAAATATTACTTAGAATTGATTAGAGTAAAAAACTGTATAACTGCATCATTTGGGGCATTTATTGGTGGATTGATAGCCTCTGGATTTGAAACTGGTTTTATGGGTAGTATATTAATGGCTTCATTGGTGGTATTTTTAATTTGTGGGTTCGGGAATGCCTTGAATGATATATACGACATAGATATAGATAAAATAAACAAACCTTCCAGACCTTTACCCTCTGGAAAAATTTCATTAAAAAATGCTTGGTTTTTTTCGTATTTTTTAGTATTTACTGGACTTTTACTATCTTTGTTTAATTTCAACTGTTTTATAATTGCGATAGTTAACTCTCTGGTTCTTTATTACTATGCAAAACGCTATAAACGTAATAAAATTGTTGGAAATTTAATGGTGGCTTATTTAACAGGATCTGTTTTTGTTTTTGGAGGTGCCGCCGTAGGAAATATTGGTATAACAATTATACTGTTCCTTTGTGCAATGTTTGCCACCTGGGCAAGAGAAATAATAAAAGATTTTGAAGATATGGACGGAGATATTAAAGAGAATGTTATTTCCTTGCCTATAAAATATGGTAAAAAATCGCTTTATTTTGCTGCCTTTTTTTTAATGATGGCAGTTCTTTTAAGTCCTCTGCCATATATCATGGGTATGTTTGGGATTATATATCTCATTTTAATAGTTTTATGCGATATTTTGTTTATAAGTACTATAGTTAATCTAATTGGTGGTTATTCGATAAAAAATAATAAAGATAATCCTGCCGACATGTTTGGAAATGCTTCAAAAAGAATAAAATTAATAATGAATCTTGTATTGGTATGCTTTATAATAGGGGCTATTTTAAAGACATGA
- a CDS encoding type II/IV secretion system ATPase subunit: protein MADEFSNSMNRNPHLRRYVEQFKKTHLKVPEFMVSLSRELKEIKYPNILYPIGDPIFIHIYGSPTTKTKYIVIEPRLETSEERRKYQLILDKILEYAPYGDSPENDEEFVKVLTNLYDTVTNVVGSEKKSKNKFLSKFLNSGKINLTKAERDKYLYILKRDLIGLGALEPIRRDPYIEDIHVIGSHGCQLVHKIFDMLPTNITWEDDIELANYLKNICERIGRPVSDATPIVDGSLPDGSRINIIYSQDVSLKGPSFTIRKFTDVPISITQIISWGTMSAQTAAYLWLCLEYGMSIFVCGETASGKTTTLNAILPFIKPKSKVFSCEDTAEVKPPQPVWQQLLTRERGPEESRVTLFDLLRAALRSRPNYIIVGEIRSVEGAVAFQAMQTGHPVLSTFHAANVKKMIQRLSGEPINIPLTFMDNLNVAIFQLAVYTKGKFLRRVVGIEEIEGYYKEVDGVITRGVFEWDPQLDKHNFTGLNNSYILEDKIAKVAGYEDPREIYDELNLRVRILEEMIAREIFGYYEVLDVIWKFYEKGLEGLPFPI, encoded by the coding sequence ATGGCGGACGAATTCAGTAACAGCATGAATCGGAATCCTCATTTACGTAGGTATGTTGAACAATTCAAAAAAACACACTTAAAGGTTCCCGAATTTATGGTAAGCCTATCTAGGGAGTTGAAGGAGATTAAATATCCGAACATACTCTACCCTATAGGGGATCCCATATTTATTCACATATATGGTAGCCCTACAACGAAAACAAAATATATAGTAATAGAACCTAGGCTAGAAACCTCCGAAGAAAGGAGAAAATACCAACTAATACTGGATAAAATATTGGAATATGCTCCTTATGGAGATTCACCTGAAAACGATGAAGAATTTGTGAAAGTTCTTACCAACCTATATGATACAGTAACCAATGTAGTAGGATCTGAGAAGAAAAGTAAAAATAAATTCCTCTCCAAGTTTCTAAACTCTGGAAAGATAAATCTCACGAAGGCGGAACGGGATAAATATCTCTACATATTAAAAAGAGACCTAATTGGATTAGGAGCTCTTGAACCTATTAGAAGGGATCCATATATTGAGGATATCCACGTAATTGGATCACACGGATGTCAGTTAGTCCATAAAATCTTTGACATGTTACCTACAAACATAACCTGGGAAGATGATATTGAACTTGCCAACTACTTAAAAAACATTTGTGAAAGAATAGGTAGGCCAGTATCTGACGCAACCCCTATTGTAGATGGTTCCCTTCCAGATGGTTCAAGGATTAACATCATATATTCTCAAGATGTTTCATTAAAAGGCCCTTCATTTACAATTAGGAAATTTACAGATGTTCCAATTAGTATTACCCAGATTATCAGCTGGGGTACGATGTCTGCCCAGACTGCCGCCTATTTATGGCTTTGTTTAGAATATGGAATGAGTATATTTGTATGTGGTGAAACTGCTTCAGGTAAGACCACCACACTAAACGCCATCCTACCGTTTATCAAACCTAAATCAAAAGTATTTTCATGTGAGGATACTGCAGAAGTTAAACCCCCACAACCGGTATGGCAGCAGTTACTTACTAGGGAAAGAGGCCCTGAAGAAAGCAGGGTTACATTATTCGATTTATTAAGGGCTGCCCTAAGATCCAGACCTAACTATATTATTGTTGGGGAGATAAGGAGTGTTGAAGGGGCTGTTGCATTCCAAGCTATGCAGACAGGTCACCCTGTATTATCCACATTCCACGCTGCAAATGTTAAAAAAATGATTCAAAGACTTAGTGGTGAGCCAATCAATATTCCTTTAACATTTATGGATAACTTGAATGTTGCAATTTTCCAGTTGGCAGTTTATACAAAGGGCAAATTCCTAAGAAGAGTTGTAGGAATTGAAGAAATTGAAGGATATTATAAGGAAGTAGATGGGGTTATAACCAGAGGTGTTTTTGAGTGGGACCCTCAATTGGACAAACATAACTTTACTGGATTGAACAACAGTTACATTCTTGAAGATAAAATTGCAAAAGTTGCAGGTTACGAGGATCCAAGGGAAATCTACGATGAACTAAACTTAAGGGTAAGAATACTTGAAGAAATGATAGCAAGAGAGATATTTGGATACTACGAAGTACTTGATGTAATTTGGAAATTCTATGAAAAGGGATTAGAAGGGCTTCCATTCCCTATCTAA
- a CDS encoding ATPase domain-containing protein, with product MKLARINLSRDDIHKRLGGGIPYGSIILVEGEESTGKSIIAQRLAYGFLQNAHSVTYTSTQLTTLEFVKQMMSLNYNINKKLLSGTLLYIPVYPLISDNTQKDDFIKKIMETRAFYEKDIVIFDSLSSLIVNDASDIKVNDLMAFFKRIASMNKVIIYTINPKELPESILTLLRSSATMVLKTEIYTFGGNIKNLVKIEKYNLAQGPFQKLMVFRVEPKLGIAVEISSVA from the coding sequence ATGAAACTTGCAAGAATTAACCTCAGTAGGGATGATATTCATAAAAGGCTGGGGGGTGGTATTCCATACGGGAGCATAATTCTTGTTGAAGGGGAGGAATCCACTGGAAAATCAATAATCGCTCAGAGACTTGCTTATGGTTTTTTACAGAACGCCCATTCAGTCACATATACCTCAACTCAATTAACAACTTTAGAATTTGTAAAACAGATGATGTCCTTAAACTACAATATAAACAAAAAATTGTTAAGTGGTACTTTACTCTATATCCCAGTATATCCTTTGATATCAGACAATACTCAGAAAGACGATTTCATAAAGAAAATTATGGAAACTAGGGCATTTTATGAAAAAGATATAGTTATATTTGATTCCTTGTCATCACTCATCGTGAATGATGCAAGCGATATAAAAGTAAACGATTTAATGGCTTTTTTTAAAAGAATAGCATCTATGAACAAAGTCATAATTTACACAATTAACCCAAAAGAACTGCCAGAATCTATTTTAACTTTACTTAGGTCTTCTGCAACAATGGTACTTAAAACTGAAATTTACACATTCGGTGGTAATATTAAAAATTTAGTCAAAATTGAAAAATACAATTTAGCACAAGGACCATTCCAGAAATTGATGGTATTCAGAGTGGAACCAAAACTAGGCATTGCGGTAGAGATATCCTCGGTAGCATAA
- a CDS encoding FlaD/FlaE family flagellar protein produces the protein MNTEVLSSILLESHKPAKLDDIPEDPISIIFAFKWLEYLYERVGSSNMVDVLDFYYNLGWISDKAISKLLKFSKGIYVEDDEIESESGRLTITDHLVSLLFIERLNGKKISGEMLDRIEWEIRRIKKGAEQYYGI, from the coding sequence ATGAATACTGAAGTACTATCATCAATATTACTCGAATCACACAAACCCGCCAAGTTAGATGATATTCCAGAAGATCCGATATCCATAATATTCGCATTCAAATGGCTTGAATACTTATACGAAAGAGTGGGATCCTCAAACATGGTTGATGTATTAGATTTCTACTATAATTTAGGCTGGATATCTGACAAAGCAATATCAAAATTATTAAAGTTCTCAAAAGGTATCTATGTAGAAGACGATGAAATTGAATCTGAATCAGGTAGGTTAACAATTACCGACCATCTAGTTTCATTACTGTTCATCGAAAGATTGAATGGAAAGAAGATTTCAGGCGAAATGCTTGATAGAATAGAATGGGAGATAAGAAGAATAAAAAAGGGGGCAGAACAGTACTATGGGATTTAG
- the glmS gene encoding glutamine--fructose-6-phosphate transaminase (isomerizing) — MCGIIGYIGNGKASEILLKGLTRLEYRGYDSCGIGIIEDNNNNNIIVKKDIGKVGEVSKKENFLDVNGNVGIGHSRWSTHGGITKENAHPHTDCKNEICVVHNGIISNYKELRDFLIKNGHKFKSHTDTEVVPHLIEEELKRYIDKTLSEEDYINAVKNAVKKLDGTYALLILNKKFPNVLIGIRNESPLIMGIGDESNNKECFLGSDISAFLEYTKNIIPLEDGDIVILKKDNSKSNNNNNVTYKIYNNEKDVSKDRNVMKIEWDIESAEKGGYDHFMLKEIMEEPVIIKNSSKICREEIKELAKAVKDYERIYIVAMGTSLHAAMVAEYWFSKLNKLVIPCDSSEFLIKGIVDEKTLVIGITQSGETYDTIKTIKYAKKKGAKTATIVNVLGSTATREADITIMMGSGIEISVCATKTYMSQLMILYRLFIEYGEVIGRNMDRYKKELENIPSYIEEVLEERENIKQVAKNLNVKNYIFISKGINLPNALEGALKFKEITYLHAEGMSSGFLKHGTISLIDENMDTVALIPPSNSELFKSVISNIEEIKARNGKVVGISPVGMENTDYLIKVPDVLEEVSPFVYAPACQLLAYYKAVELGRDVDKPRGLAKSVTVE, encoded by the coding sequence ATGTGTGGAATAATTGGATACATTGGAAACGGGAAGGCTTCTGAAATTCTATTAAAAGGACTAACAAGATTGGAATACCGAGGATACGATAGTTGTGGTATCGGCATAATTGAGGATAATAACAATAATAACATAATCGTAAAAAAGGATATAGGTAAAGTTGGGGAGGTATCTAAAAAAGAGAATTTCTTAGATGTTAATGGAAATGTAGGAATAGGGCACTCTCGATGGAGCACACACGGGGGTATCACAAAGGAAAATGCTCATCCACATACGGATTGTAAAAATGAAATCTGCGTAGTTCATAACGGCATAATCTCCAATTACAAGGAATTAAGGGATTTTTTAATAAAAAATGGCCATAAATTTAAATCACACACTGATACAGAAGTAGTCCCGCATTTAATCGAGGAAGAATTAAAGAGATATATAGACAAAACTCTATCCGAGGAAGATTACATAAATGCAGTTAAAAATGCAGTTAAAAAATTGGATGGTACCTATGCACTTTTGATATTGAATAAAAAGTTTCCAAACGTGTTAATTGGTATTAGAAATGAAAGCCCACTTATTATGGGGATAGGGGATGAAAGCAATAATAAAGAATGCTTTTTAGGGAGCGACATATCTGCGTTTTTAGAATATACAAAGAATATTATTCCTTTGGAGGATGGAGATATTGTAATTTTAAAGAAAGATAATTCTAAAAGTAATAATAACAATAACGTAACTTACAAGATATATAACAACGAGAAAGACGTTAGCAAAGATAGAAACGTAATGAAAATAGAATGGGATATAGAAAGTGCAGAAAAAGGTGGATATGATCACTTTATGTTGAAGGAAATAATGGAAGAACCTGTGATTATTAAAAATTCTTCAAAGATATGCAGGGAAGAGATTAAGGAGCTGGCAAAAGCTGTAAAAGATTATGAAAGAATTTACATCGTTGCTATGGGGACTTCACTTCATGCAGCTATGGTTGCAGAATACTGGTTTTCTAAGTTAAATAAATTGGTAATTCCATGTGATTCATCAGAATTTTTAATTAAAGGTATAGTTGATGAAAAAACGTTAGTTATTGGTATCACCCAGAGCGGGGAAACCTATGACACCATAAAAACAATAAAATACGCAAAGAAAAAAGGTGCAAAAACTGCCACAATAGTGAATGTCTTAGGTAGTACTGCAACGAGGGAAGCAGACATCACAATTATGATGGGCTCAGGTATTGAAATATCAGTATGTGCAACAAAAACCTACATGTCCCAGTTAATGATTTTGTACAGGCTGTTTATTGAATACGGTGAAGTTATCGGCAGAAACATGGATAGATATAAAAAAGAACTTGAAAATATCCCAAGTTACATAGAAGAGGTCTTAGAAGAAAGGGAAAATATCAAACAGGTTGCAAAAAACCTAAATGTTAAAAATTATATTTTCATTTCAAAGGGTATAAACCTACCTAACGCATTGGAAGGAGCTCTGAAATTTAAAGAAATAACATACCTACATGCCGAAGGGATGAGCAGCGGGTTTTTAAAGCATGGGACAATATCCCTAATAGATGAAAATATGGATACTGTGGCTCTGATTCCACCTTCAAATTCGGAGCTCTTTAAATCTGTAATCTCAAATATTGAAGAAATTAAGGCAAGGAATGGAAAAGTAGTAGGGATTAGCCCAGTAGGTATGGAAAATACCGATTATTTAATAAAAGTTCCAGATGTTTTGGAAGAGGTAAGTCCTTTTGTATATGCCCCTGCCTGTCAGTTGTTGGCATACTACAAAGCAGTTGAACTTGGAAGGGATGTGGATAAGCCAAGGGGATTGGCAAAGAGCGTAACTGTTGAATAA
- a CDS encoding TIM barrel protein, whose protein sequence is MLKFGTAGIPINAKNTLDAFNYLKKIDLGAMEIEFVRGVNIKKEKAEELKSKTLGLSLSVHAPYYINLNAENPEKIESSIKRIVDSAKIMGIFSKNNPESKNVVFHPGYYLKKNRDEVYRTIRDNIKKIDEYLKTNKINVVLRPETTGKITQFGSIDELISLSKELEILPCVDFAHIYARSLGKINNYDSFYNIMVKIENELGKKAIKDVHIHISGIEFGKGGEKKHLPINESYFNYRDVLKVLVDFEAEGIVVCESPKLEYDALILKRTYEDYIQKL, encoded by the coding sequence ATGTTAAAATTTGGTACAGCAGGAATACCCATCAATGCAAAAAATACCTTGGATGCATTTAACTATCTTAAAAAAATAGATTTAGGTGCCATGGAGATTGAATTCGTTAGAGGAGTCAATATTAAAAAAGAAAAAGCTGAAGAATTGAAAAGCAAAACTCTTGGGCTTTCATTAAGTGTTCATGCACCATACTACATAAATTTAAATGCAGAAAATCCTGAAAAAATCGAAAGTAGTATTAAACGAATTGTTGATTCTGCAAAAATTATGGGAATCTTTAGTAAAAACAACCCTGAGAGTAAGAACGTAGTATTCCATCCAGGTTACTATCTTAAAAAAAATAGAGATGAAGTTTACAGAACCATTAGGGACAATATCAAAAAAATAGATGAATATTTAAAAACAAACAAAATAAACGTAGTACTAAGACCTGAAACCACGGGGAAAATAACCCAATTCGGTAGTATTGACGAGTTAATATCCCTTTCAAAGGAGCTCGAAATACTACCTTGTGTAGATTTTGCCCATATTTATGCAAGGAGTCTGGGAAAAATAAATAACTATGATTCATTTTACAATATAATGGTTAAAATAGAAAATGAACTTGGAAAAAAAGCTATAAAAGACGTGCACATCCATATTTCTGGAATAGAATTCGGAAAAGGTGGAGAGAAAAAACATCTTCCGATAAATGAATCATATTTTAATTATAGGGATGTTCTAAAAGTTCTAGTGGATTTTGAGGCTGAAGGCATTGTAGTATGTGAAAGCCCAAAGCTGGAATACGATGCTTTAATTTTAAAAAGAACCTATGAAGATTACATTCAAAAATTATAA
- a CDS encoding phosphoadenosine phosphosulfate reductase family protein, whose translation MFREDTKFASRYEIDVLNKLTGKNFEYDDLIFLEKISGLDYRKRVYLNDTQIGILEFDLVDLDWKFIPSPYYYLLEKPKVSLKRTKRRLKGKWLNEDLVENIEEFKELMNGDMDYLGLELGDFIGVGVKKNNRLKVKDLVKKKEIETKKIKDYLDENKKRLDALEKKSLEILKKYVNMYKRKGYVINASFSGGKDSSISTLLAKKVIEDIDVIFIDTGLEYPETLKFVKDFAKEYDLNLHVVKGRDFWSELDSQGIPTKDNRWCNSTCKLIPLKEFLRNEYGDKNILTIDGSRKYESFTRSKLDYERKNGYIDFQTNVFPILDWNAVDVWSYIYSRNMMYNPFYEEGFERIGCYLCPAALNSEFLRVKELHPDLFNKWVNYLKKYYDEEDILRGFWRWDELPPKMEELIEVLDRREDEN comes from the coding sequence ATGTTTAGAGAAGATACAAAATTTGCTTCAAGGTATGAAATTGATGTACTGAACAAGCTTACAGGTAAGAATTTTGAATACGATGATTTGATATTTCTTGAAAAAATCAGTGGTTTGGATTACAGAAAAAGAGTGTATTTAAATGATACTCAGATAGGCATTCTTGAATTTGATTTGGTGGACCTCGATTGGAAGTTTATTCCTTCCCCATATTACTATTTGTTAGAAAAACCGAAAGTAAGTTTAAAACGTACAAAGAGAAGACTTAAAGGAAAATGGCTTAATGAAGATTTGGTGGAGAATATTGAAGAATTTAAAGAATTGATGAACGGAGATATGGATTATTTAGGATTGGAATTAGGGGATTTTATAGGTGTTGGCGTTAAAAAAAATAATAGATTGAAAGTTAAGGATTTAGTAAAAAAGAAGGAAATAGAAACTAAGAAAATAAAGGATTATTTGGATGAAAATAAGAAGAGACTGGACGCCCTTGAAAAAAAGTCCTTGGAAATACTTAAAAAATACGTTAATATGTATAAAAGAAAAGGTTATGTTATAAATGCGTCATTTAGTGGTGGTAAGGATAGTTCTATATCAACACTCCTTGCTAAAAAGGTAATTGAAGATATTGATGTAATATTTATAGATACTGGGTTAGAATACCCTGAGACTTTAAAATTTGTTAAAGATTTTGCCAAAGAATACGATTTAAATTTACACGTGGTAAAGGGTAGAGATTTTTGGAGTGAGCTCGATAGCCAAGGGATTCCTACCAAGGATAACAGATGGTGTAACAGCACATGTAAACTTATCCCTTTAAAAGAATTTTTAAGGAATGAATACGGGGATAAAAATATCCTAACAATTGATGGTTCAAGGAAGTATGAGAGCTTTACAAGGTCAAAATTAGATTATGAAAGAAAAAATGGATATATAGATTTCCAAACAAATGTATTCCCAATACTTGACTGGAATGCCGTTGATGTATGGAGCTACATATATTCAAGAAACATGATGTACAATCCATTCTATGAAGAAGGATTTGAAAGAATAGGATGTTACCTATGCCCTGCAGCTTTAAACAGTGAATTTTTAAGGGTCAAGGAGCTCCACCCCGATCTCTTCAATAAATGGGTAAACTATCTAAAAAAGTATTATGACGAAGAAGATATTTTAAGAGGATTTTGGAGATGGGACGAACTACCTCCAAAGATGGAGGAATTAATAGAAGTGTTGGATAGAAGAGAGGATGAAAATTAA